The sequence below is a genomic window from Chloroflexota bacterium.
GAGAGCGCGCGCAGATCGAACGGCGCGTAGATGTGCACGTGCAGCGCCCGGGGATGGTTTCGAAGGACGAACTGGCTTCCGCGGCCGACGATCACCGCGTTGCTGCTCCGCGCGGCCTCCTGAATGACCTGCTCGGTCACCTGGACGTACGTTCGATTGGACAGGTCCATCACGTCGCCGGGGGCCTCGACGAGGTCCGGCGGCGATGACGCATCCGGATAGCTCACGCGCAGGGCGTTCACCAGCCGGCTGATCAGGGTCTCCCCGCGCTCGTCGTGCTCACTCACGACGTCCTCGGGGAGACCCAGACGCAGGGCTACCTCGTAGATGAGCTGCCGGTCGAGAAGGGGCGCGTCGAGGATCTGCGCGACGCGCTGGGCAATCTCTCCGCCGCCGCTCGCGAACTGACGGGAGACTGTCACGACGGGCATGGTCGTCAGGCGCCGACGATCGCAGGGGCCACGGGCGTGCACCACTTTCGGTACTGCTCATTGTTGCCGTGGATGATGTCGACGTACAGGCGCTTCAGCTCGAGCGTGACCGGACCCGGGCGGCCCGACCCGATCGTCCGATGGTCGATGTCCAGGACCGGAGTCAGGTGCGCGGCCGTGCCGGTCATGAAGCATTCTTCCGCCGTATACAGCTCCGACCTGGGGATCTGGCGTTCGACCGTCTCCATGCCCAGCTCTTTGCGCGCCAGATCGATGACCGTGTTGCGCGTAATTCCCATCAGGATGCCCTCGGCGGGCGACGGCGTCACGAGCTGGTGATCGGAGACGAGGAACACGTTCTCGCCGGGCCCCTCAGAGACGTTGCCGTCCTGAGTGAGCATGATGGCCTCGTCGTATCCATTTTCCTGCGCTTCCAGGTGGGCCAGCGCGCTGTTGATGTAGATCCCAGTCACCTTGGCGCGCCCGGGAATCGCCGTGTCGGGCACGCGCCGCCAGGAGGACGTGCAGCATCGCACGCCGTCCCCCTCGAGATAGGCTCCAAATGGCGCGACGAAGATGTTGAGGTCGCTCTCCAGATCGCGAATCCCAAGTCCGATGAACTCCGCCGACTTGTACGCGATCGGCCGAATGTACACGTCTTCCTGGAACCCGCTCATCCGGACGAGCTCCACCGTCAGATCGCACAACTCGTCGACCGACTCATGGATGTCGATGCGAAGGATGTGGGCGCTGCGCTTGAGGCGTTCGTAGTGCTCACGCATGCGAAACAGGTAGATCTGCTCGTGGGCGTCGTTCCAGTTTCCGCGGATGCCCTCAAAACAGCCGGTCCCGTAGTTGAGGGCGTGGGTCATGATGCCTACCTTGGCCTCCTCCAACGGCACAATGCGCTTTCGGAAGTATGCATATGATCCCACGCTTGCTGCTCCTTTTCAGTCGAAATGTGCCCACACAGGGGGCAGAATGGTCGAGCGTCCGAGGACGAAACGAGGTTCGAAACGCTCACCCGCGGCCGGGCTAGGAGCTGGACCAGCCTCGGCGATTGCGGATGAGCTGACGTACCTGGCCCGCTACGCGCGACCACAGCTCACGATTGTTGTCGAATGTGAGCACGTCCCCTACCTCCGCAATCGGAAACGCAGCGGCGTCAATTCCGGCATGCTCTGCCCATTCCGGGCTATCCGTGACCCGCATGAAGAAGTACGCAACGTCGCGAGTCTCTCCGTCGGATTGATACGGTGCGGTCCCGGCTTGCCCGATGATCTCCGCTTTGACGCCGGTTTCCTCGCGCACCTCGCGGATGGCGGTTTCTTCCAGGGTCTCGCCCGGATCCACCCAGCCTTTCGGAAACACCCATTCCCCCCGAAGGGTCCGCCGGAGGACGATCCGATCGCGCCAGACGATTATACCGCCAGCCTGAACGGGCCCCATCAGTCAGGCCGAATGTAGGATCTGTTGCGTCCTCGCTCCTTAGCCTCGTAGAGGGCTTGGTCAGCAGCGGAGAGGAGCGTGGCTGCGTCGGTGTATGGCGCGGCCTGCCAAGCCCCACCGATGCTCAGCGTGAGGCGTGCGCGCGGTCGATCGGGGCCAACGGGGAAGGACAGCCGTTCGACGGCCTGCCGGACCTTCTCCGCCACCTGCAGGAGTGCAAGCTGGTCGCACCCAGGAAGGATGGCGGCGAACTCCTCCCCGCCGTAGCGCGCGACCAAGTCGGTCTGCCGCAGGTTCTGGAGAATCGTCTGGGCGATCTTGCGCAGGGCGACGTTGCCTTTCGGGTGGCCGAAGGAATCGTTGAAGGCCTTGAAATTGTCGATGTCGGCCATGATGACCGCGATCGGGTACTTGAACCGCTTGGCCTTCTGAATCTCCTGAGCGAGAGCGGTCCGAAACTGGCGGAGATTGAACAGTCCCGTTGTCGGATCCGTTATCGCCAGGCGGCGCGTCTGCTGGTAGAGGCGCGCATTGGCGATGGTGACCGCGGCGCTGTTGGCCATCAGATCCATGACACGGAGGTCGTCCTCGTCAAACTGCTGCTGTCGAAGGACGACGATGGCGCCGAACGATTTTCCGCGGGTTCGCAGCGGCATCGCCACGAATTCCTGGCCTTGACCACCCTGCTGGATGTGCCGCGCCATCGGTTCGTCGCCGCAGAGCGCCTCGGCCGCAAGTCCGTCGAAGAGGTCCGTCGGTGCGTCGTCGTGCGGGCGCGCAGCGACGAGCTTCAGCGCCTCGTGGTGGTCTTCGAGGTAGATCGCGCTGACGGAGTCGGGGAACAGGTCGATGATTCCATCGGCGCAGATGCGAATGCATGCGTCAACGTTTCGAGCGCCGGCGAGGCGCGTCGCAAGAGCACTGAGCGTCGTCATCTGCTGGAGGCGGAGCCGCAGCTCCAGGTACGTGCGGTTCAGGTCCTTGGCGTAGGCGTCGAGCTGCGCATAAACGGCCTGCAGATCGCGGATCTGCGCTTCCAGCGACTCAACCCGACCGGGATCTGCTGTTGTTGTCACCCGTTCGTCACCGATGGCCGACCTATGACGTTGCCACAGGCGGGGGAAACCCCGTGCCGAAGCGCGCGCGTGTCCGCCGGAGTGCCCGCTCGACGATCTCGACCTCGCTGGCAAAGGACATGCGCTTGATCGCCTCGACCTCCGGCAGCCATTCGACAAAGTCATTTTCCCAGTCGTGGTCGTTGACGCTTCCGCTGATCGCATCTAGCAGGTAGAAATAGACGGTCTTGTGGTGGCGCACGCCGCGCGCGGAGAACCAGTAGGTGATGTCGCCGAGGGGCTCGAGGATCCGCACGGAGATGCCTGTTTCCTCGCGCACCTCTCGCATCGCCGTTTGTTCCAGGGTCTCACCCGCGATCGGGGTGCCCTTGGGAATGCTCCACCGCTCCGGCCGCGCGCGCCCAACGAGGACCACCTCGAGGGTCGAACCGGCTAGTCGGGTGATCACGCCGCCGGAAGAGACGTCGCGGACGGTTCTCACCGATCGCCCCCATCGCAGCACTGCATGCCATTGT
It includes:
- a CDS encoding sensor domain-containing diguanylate cyclase, with the protein product MTTTADPGRVESLEAQIRDLQAVYAQLDAYAKDLNRTYLELRLRLQQMTTLSALATRLAGARNVDACIRICADGIIDLFPDSVSAIYLEDHHEALKLVAARPHDDAPTDLFDGLAAEALCGDEPMARHIQQGGQGQEFVAMPLRTRGKSFGAIVVLRQQQFDEDDLRVMDLMANSAAVTIANARLYQQTRRLAITDPTTGLFNLRQFRTALAQEIQKAKRFKYPIAVIMADIDNFKAFNDSFGHPKGNVALRKIAQTILQNLRQTDLVARYGGEEFAAILPGCDQLALLQVAEKVRQAVERLSFPVGPDRPRARLTLSIGGAWQAAPYTDAATLLSAADQALYEAKERGRNRSYIRPD
- a CDS encoding branched-chain amino acid transaminase; protein product: MGSYAYFRKRIVPLEEAKVGIMTHALNYGTGCFEGIRGNWNDAHEQIYLFRMREHYERLKRSAHILRIDIHESVDELCDLTVELVRMSGFQEDVYIRPIAYKSAEFIGLGIRDLESDLNIFVAPFGAYLEGDGVRCCTSSWRRVPDTAIPGRAKVTGIYINSALAHLEAQENGYDEAIMLTQDGNVSEGPGENVFLVSDHQLVTPSPAEGILMGITRNTVIDLARKELGMETVERQIPRSELYTAEECFMTGTAAHLTPVLDIDHRTIGSGRPGPVTLELKRLYVDIIHGNNEQYRKWCTPVAPAIVGA
- a CDS encoding NUDIX domain-containing protein; translation: MGPVQAGGIIVWRDRIVLRRTLRGEWVFPKGWVDPGETLEETAIREVREETGVKAEIIGQAGTAPYQSDGETRDVAYFFMRVTDSPEWAEHAGIDAAAFPIAEVGDVLTFDNNRELWSRVAGQVRQLIRNRRGWSSS
- a CDS encoding cytidylate kinase-like family protein, whose amino-acid sequence is MPVVTVSRQFASGGGEIAQRVAQILDAPLLDRQLIYEVALRLGLPEDVVSEHDERGETLISRLVNALRVSYPDASSPPDLVEAPGDVMDLSNRTYVQVTEQVIQEAARSSNAVIVGRGSQFVLRNHPRALHVHIYAPFDLRALSVVKEQGVSRQEAERIVRDFDGARARYARHFYHADWQAPQNYHLLINAGYVGRELAADLICQTARSM
- a CDS encoding NUDIX hydrolase — protein: MRTVRDVSSGGVITRLAGSTLEVVLVGRARPERWSIPKGTPIAGETLEQTAMREVREETGISVRILEPLGDITYWFSARGVRHHKTVYFYLLDAISGSVNDHDWENDFVEWLPEVEAIKRMSFASEVEIVERALRRTRARFGTGFPPPVATS